The Diabrotica virgifera virgifera chromosome 10, PGI_DIABVI_V3a genome has a window encoding:
- the LOC126878711 gene encoding uncharacterized protein LOC126878711, which yields MYLNIVRGNQLPMFVNKKVSITGFVTEKAYNGMSFDIRTTDNVTVRITLKKPIDQHLEGYVEVHGDSTGKGVTADEYIHFSNEKFAAQSHNKLCSYLHSIPTLWNLE from the exons ATGTATTTAAATATCGTCAGAGGCAACCAACTTCCCATGTTCGTCAACAAGAAAGTTTCAATTACAGGCTTTGTTACAGAAAAGGCTTATAATGGAATGTCGTTTGATATTAGAACAACAGATAATGTGACTGTACGAATTACACTGAAAAAACCTATTGATCAACATCTTGAAGGTTATGTGGAg GTTCATGGTGATTCTACAGGAAAAGGTGTAACAGCAGATGagtatattcatttttcaaatgaaaaatttGCAGCTCAAAGTCACAATAAGTTGTGCTCCTATCTTCATTCCATTCCCACACTTTGGAATTTAGAATAG